Proteins encoded within one genomic window of Alteribacter populi:
- a CDS encoding DUF2627 domain-containing protein: MTLQRFLALLVLLIPGFIAGYGIKLMRDTVFQILNIPYPSLLLQFFIGLLALILGVWFIGGFILHRDRKNKKVAPRFQLKEKKQV; the protein is encoded by the coding sequence ATGACACTTCAACGATTTTTAGCACTCCTCGTCCTCCTTATTCCCGGTTTTATTGCCGGTTACGGAATTAAACTTATGCGCGACACAGTGTTCCAAATCTTAAATATTCCCTATCCGTCTTTACTACTCCAATTTTTTATCGGCTTATTAGCTCTAATCTTAGGGGTATGGTTTATCGGGGGGTTTATTTTACACCGAGACCGGAAAAACAAAAAAGTTGCTCCTCGTTTTCAACTAAAAGAGAAGAAACAGGTATGA
- a CDS encoding bifunctional enoyl-CoA hydratase/phosphate acetyltransferase: MTFEDLLQRIKANNSNKKKIAIAHAIDESLFLAAKRALEAEVASFVFVGPKETMVKLAEAANIANNDGVTFVDSSNEKESASSATSLVNNGEADVLMKGMVGTSTLLKAVLNKENGLRSGKVLSHVAAFDLPERDSLLLLTDAAMNIAPDLKEKLDIASNAVDVAHRIGMEQPKVAALAAVETVNPAMQATLDAAALTQMNQRGQLKGCIMDGPLAFDISVSPEAAAQKKINSEVAGQADLLLVPSIETGNAIYKSLTIFGKANVGGIIAGAKAPIVLTSRADSIESKLFSMTLAVGAAL, from the coding sequence ATGACGTTTGAAGACCTATTGCAACGGATTAAGGCGAACAATAGCAATAAGAAAAAAATAGCCATTGCCCATGCAATTGACGAGAGTCTCTTCTTAGCAGCTAAAAGAGCATTAGAAGCAGAGGTTGCCTCATTTGTTTTTGTTGGGCCAAAAGAGACGATGGTGAAATTGGCGGAAGCAGCAAACATCGCCAATAATGATGGTGTGACTTTTGTTGATTCGAGTAATGAAAAAGAGTCAGCCTCCAGCGCAACTTCACTAGTCAATAATGGTGAAGCTGATGTTTTGATGAAAGGTATGGTGGGGACATCAACTTTATTAAAGGCTGTTTTAAATAAAGAGAATGGATTGAGAAGTGGGAAGGTACTTTCTCACGTAGCAGCATTTGATCTACCAGAGCGAGATTCTTTATTATTACTCACGGATGCAGCAATGAACATTGCTCCTGATTTAAAAGAGAAGCTTGACATCGCTTCAAATGCCGTTGATGTAGCTCATCGCATCGGTATGGAGCAACCAAAAGTAGCTGCATTGGCAGCAGTAGAAACGGTTAACCCAGCAATGCAAGCGACGCTAGATGCTGCTGCACTTACGCAAATGAATCAACGAGGTCAACTTAAAGGATGCATTATGGATGGCCCTTTAGCGTTTGATATTTCGGTATCACCCGAAGCTGCGGCTCAGAAAAAAATAAATTCGGAAGTTGCAGGTCAAGCAGATCTTTTACTCGTCCCTTCAATTGAAACGGGAAATGCCATTTATAAGTCACTCACGATTTTTGGAAAAGCGAATGTGGGTGGCATCATTGCAGGAGCGAAAGCCCCGATTGTCCTGACAAGTAGAGCTGACTCAATTGAAAGTAAATTATTTTCTATGACGTTGGCTGTAGGTGCTGCACTTTAG
- a CDS encoding alpha-ketoacid dehydrogenase subunit beta: MAVKSYIEAITLAMKEEMERDDNVFVLGEDVGRRGGVFRATNGLYEQFGEYRALDTPLAESAIAGVGIGAAMYGMRPIAEMQFADFIMPAVNQIVSEAAKIRYRSNNDWNCPITIRAPYGGGVHGALYHSQSVEALFANVPGLKIVMPSTPHDAKGLLKAAIRDDDPVLFFEHKRAYRLIKGEVPEDDYTLPIGKADVKREGEDITVITYGLCVHFAMQAAEKLEKDGYSAHILDLRTVYPLDREAIVEAAKKTGKVLLLTEDNKEGSIMSEVSAIISEECLFELDAPVRRLCGPDVPSMPYAPPMEKEFMVNPDKVEAEMRDLAEF, encoded by the coding sequence ATGGCTGTCAAATCTTATATTGAAGCAATTACATTAGCCATGAAAGAAGAGATGGAGCGAGACGACAACGTATTCGTATTAGGAGAAGACGTAGGTAGACGTGGAGGGGTTTTCCGCGCCACAAACGGTTTGTATGAGCAATTTGGTGAGTATCGTGCTCTTGATACCCCCTTAGCCGAATCAGCTATCGCGGGTGTGGGAATTGGTGCTGCAATGTATGGCATGCGCCCAATTGCAGAAATGCAGTTTGCTGATTTTATAATGCCTGCTGTAAACCAAATCGTTTCTGAAGCGGCAAAGATTCGTTACCGTTCTAATAATGACTGGAACTGTCCGATTACAATTCGTGCCCCTTATGGTGGCGGCGTACATGGTGCACTTTACCATTCTCAGTCTGTAGAAGCACTGTTTGCAAATGTACCAGGCTTGAAAATTGTCATGCCTTCAACACCACACGATGCCAAAGGACTGTTAAAAGCAGCAATCCGTGATGATGATCCGGTTCTTTTCTTTGAGCATAAAAGAGCTTACCGTTTAATTAAAGGCGAAGTTCCTGAAGACGACTATACACTTCCAATCGGAAAAGCAGATGTGAAGCGTGAAGGAGAAGATATTACCGTCATTACATACGGTTTGTGCGTTCACTTTGCTATGCAAGCAGCTGAAAAACTTGAAAAAGATGGATATAGTGCTCATATCCTCGACCTACGTACGGTTTACCCGTTAGATCGTGAAGCGATTGTAGAAGCAGCGAAGAAAACAGGAAAAGTCCTTCTCTTAACGGAAGACAACAAAGAAGGAAGTATTATGAGTGAAGTGTCTGCCATTATTTCTGAAGAATGCTTGTTTGAACTGGATGCTCCAGTACGCCGCCTATGCGGGCCAGATGTTCCATCTATGCCTTATGCACCGCCAATGGAAAAAGAATTTATGGTTAACCCTGATAAAGTAGAAGCTGAGATGCGTGATTTAGCTGAATTTTAA
- a CDS encoding thiamine pyrophosphate-dependent dehydrogenase E1 component subunit alpha → MAEQRHEQLGLSNDDVLEMYEQMLLARMIDERMWLLNRAGKIPFVISCQGQEGAQVGAALALDRDKDYALPYYRDMGVVLAFGMTPQELMLSGFAKAEDPNSGGRQMPGHFGQKKNNIVTGSSPVTTQVPHAVGFALAAKMKNEEFVSFTTFGEGSSNQGDFHEGINFASVHDLPVIFMCENNKYAISVPYDKQLNCEKVSDRAVGYGIHGETVDGNDPLAVYEAVKNARERAIRGEGPSLIETVSYRLTPHSSDDDDSVYREREEVEEAKKLDAIYTFADYLREAGVLTEEKEEALREKLRKLIDEATDYAEKAPYADAKTAYDHVYGGE, encoded by the coding sequence ATGGCAGAACAGCGCCACGAACAATTAGGGTTATCTAACGATGATGTTTTGGAAATGTATGAACAAATGCTTCTCGCTCGTATGATTGACGAGCGCATGTGGCTATTAAACAGAGCGGGGAAAATCCCGTTTGTTATTTCCTGTCAAGGTCAAGAGGGGGCTCAAGTAGGAGCAGCCTTGGCTTTAGATCGGGACAAAGATTACGCATTACCTTATTACCGGGATATGGGAGTCGTCTTAGCCTTCGGTATGACTCCACAAGAATTGATGCTCTCCGGGTTTGCAAAAGCAGAGGATCCAAACTCAGGTGGTCGTCAGATGCCTGGTCACTTTGGACAAAAGAAAAACAATATTGTAACAGGGTCTTCTCCTGTAACAACGCAAGTCCCTCATGCAGTTGGCTTTGCCCTTGCTGCAAAAATGAAAAATGAAGAATTTGTCAGCTTTACAACGTTTGGAGAAGGCTCTTCAAACCAAGGAGACTTCCATGAAGGGATTAACTTTGCAAGTGTTCACGACTTGCCGGTTATTTTCATGTGCGAGAACAACAAATATGCGATTTCAGTACCATACGATAAGCAGTTAAATTGTGAAAAAGTATCAGACCGTGCGGTTGGTTACGGTATTCATGGCGAAACGGTTGACGGAAATGATCCACTTGCCGTTTATGAAGCGGTTAAAAATGCCCGTGAACGCGCAATCCGCGGCGAAGGCCCATCACTTATTGAAACAGTATCCTATCGCCTAACGCCTCATTCAAGTGACGATGATGATAGTGTTTACCGTGAGCGTGAAGAAGTCGAAGAAGCAAAAAAGCTGGATGCGATTTATACTTTTGCGGACTATTTACGCGAAGCAGGCGTGTTAACAGAAGAAAAAGAAGAAGCGCTTAGAGAAAAACTAAGAAAATTGATCGATGAAGCAACAGACTATGCTGAAAAAGCGCCTTATGCCGATGCAAAAACCGCTTACGATCATGTATACGGAGGGGAGTAA
- a CDS encoding dihydrolipoamide acetyltransferase family protein, giving the protein MATNITMPQLGESVTEGTITKWLVGPGDQVNKYDPIAEVMTDKVNAEVPSSYTGTIAELIADEDETISVGEVICTMDVEGEEGDTKEETSASPASEAPEEESTQKTGGEDTSEKKRYSPAVLRMAQEHDIDLNQVSGSGRGGRITRKDLQGLIDSGSVPKQGQAPKEPAPSKQSTPKEMVAKESAEKAKEEPAVKAPQQPSAAPVANGRVEEIPVSGVRKAIAQNMVKSKHEAPHAWMMVEVDVTNLVGYRNKVKNKFADQEGMKLTFLPFFVKAVVDGLKKYPQINSSWQGDKIIRHKDVHISLAVATEESLFVPVIKHADEQSVKGLARQIDGLASKVRSNQLSQADMQGGTFTVNNTGSFGSVLSQPIINHPQAAILSVESIVKKPVVLDNDAIAVRHMVNLCMSLDHRVLDGLICGKFMADVKATLENMNEDTISLY; this is encoded by the coding sequence GTGGCAACAAATATTACGATGCCCCAACTCGGGGAAAGTGTAACGGAAGGTACGATTACTAAATGGCTGGTCGGGCCAGGAGATCAAGTAAATAAATACGATCCTATTGCTGAAGTAATGACAGATAAAGTAAATGCGGAAGTTCCTTCTTCGTATACTGGAACGATTGCAGAGCTTATTGCTGATGAAGATGAAACGATCAGTGTTGGTGAAGTTATTTGTACAATGGACGTAGAGGGAGAAGAAGGTGATACGAAAGAAGAGACCTCTGCTTCACCTGCTTCTGAAGCTCCGGAAGAGGAATCTACTCAAAAAACTGGAGGGGAAGACACGTCAGAGAAGAAGCGTTATTCTCCTGCCGTATTAAGAATGGCGCAAGAGCATGATATCGATTTAAACCAAGTGAGTGGGTCTGGACGAGGTGGACGTATTACTCGAAAAGATTTACAAGGCTTAATAGACAGTGGATCTGTGCCAAAACAAGGCCAAGCACCAAAAGAGCCAGCACCGAGCAAGCAGTCAACACCTAAAGAAATGGTTGCTAAAGAAAGCGCTGAAAAAGCGAAGGAAGAGCCGGCTGTTAAAGCACCTCAACAACCGAGTGCTGCTCCAGTTGCTAATGGTCGCGTAGAAGAGATTCCAGTTTCAGGTGTACGTAAAGCGATCGCTCAAAATATGGTGAAATCAAAACACGAAGCACCTCACGCGTGGATGATGGTCGAAGTGGACGTGACAAACCTCGTTGGCTACCGCAACAAAGTGAAAAACAAATTTGCTGATCAAGAAGGTATGAAGCTTACATTTTTACCTTTCTTCGTAAAAGCTGTTGTTGATGGGTTGAAAAAGTATCCGCAAATCAATTCCAGCTGGCAAGGCGATAAGATCATTCGTCACAAAGATGTTCATATTTCCCTTGCAGTTGCAACAGAAGAATCTCTCTTCGTGCCGGTAATTAAGCATGCCGATGAGCAATCAGTGAAGGGCCTAGCAAGACAAATCGATGGCCTGGCGAGTAAAGTTCGGTCAAATCAGTTAAGCCAAGCAGATATGCAAGGCGGAACGTTTACTGTAAATAACACGGGATCATTCGGTTCGGTGTTGTCACAGCCGATCATCAATCACCCGCAAGCAGCAATTCTTTCTGTGGAATCGATCGTGAAGAAGCCGGTCGTATTAGACAACGACGCTATTGCTGTAAGACATATGGTGAATCTCTGTATGTCGCTGGACCACCGTGTATTAGATGGGTTAATCTGTGGTAAGTTTATGGCTGATGTGAAAGCAACATTAGAGAATATGAACGAAGATACGATCAGTCTTTACTAA
- the bcd gene encoding branched-chain amino acid dehydrogenase, with protein MEIFKYMESYDYEQVVVCQDQQSGLKAIIAIHDTTLGPALGGTRMWTYDNESAAFEDALRLSKGMTYKNAAAGLNLGGGKTVIIGDPRKDKNEAMFRAFGRYIQGLNGRYITAEDVGTTVDDMDLVYQETDYVTGISPAFGSSGNPSPVTAYGVYVGMKAAAKEAFGSDSLQGKRVAVQGIGNVAFNLCRHLHKEGAKLIVTDINEDAVAKAVTEFGAEAVNIDDIYSVDCDIYAPCALGATINDETLSQLNAKVIAGAANNQLKETRHGEALEEKGMIYAPDYVINSGGVINVADELNGYNRDRAMKKVETIYDNISKIFEIAKRDNIPSYVAADRMAEERIETMRRSRKQFLQNDMNIMSRGKR; from the coding sequence ATGGAAATCTTTAAGTACATGGAAAGTTATGACTATGAACAAGTGGTAGTATGTCAAGATCAACAATCGGGCTTAAAAGCGATCATCGCTATTCATGACACAACTCTTGGACCTGCTTTAGGTGGTACACGGATGTGGACATACGATAACGAATCAGCAGCATTTGAAGATGCGTTGCGATTGTCAAAAGGAATGACGTACAAAAATGCAGCGGCAGGGTTAAACCTTGGTGGAGGTAAGACAGTTATTATTGGCGATCCGCGCAAAGATAAAAATGAAGCAATGTTTCGTGCATTTGGTCGATATATCCAAGGGCTAAATGGTCGTTACATCACAGCTGAGGATGTAGGCACAACCGTTGACGATATGGATTTAGTCTATCAAGAGACAGATTATGTAACTGGTATTTCTCCTGCATTCGGTTCTTCTGGCAACCCTTCCCCGGTAACAGCTTATGGTGTTTATGTCGGGATGAAGGCAGCAGCAAAAGAAGCGTTTGGATCAGATTCATTACAAGGTAAGCGTGTTGCTGTTCAAGGGATTGGAAATGTTGCATTCAACCTTTGCCGTCACCTGCATAAAGAAGGTGCGAAGCTAATTGTAACGGACATTAATGAAGATGCCGTAGCGAAAGCTGTGACAGAATTCGGTGCAGAAGCGGTCAATATTGATGATATCTATAGTGTCGATTGTGATATCTATGCCCCATGTGCACTAGGTGCTACGATCAATGATGAAACGTTATCACAATTAAACGCAAAGGTCATTGCTGGTGCGGCGAATAACCAATTAAAAGAAACAAGACATGGTGAAGCTTTAGAAGAAAAAGGCATGATTTATGCTCCAGATTACGTGATTAACTCCGGCGGGGTAATCAATGTAGCAGATGAATTAAACGGGTATAACCGTGACCGAGCAATGAAAAAAGTAGAGACGATTTACGATAACATCTCGAAGATTTTTGAGATTGCCAAACGCGATAATATTCCATCTTACGTAGCTGCTGATCGAATGGCTGAAGAACGTATTGAAACGATGCGTCGTTCTCGTAAGCAGTTCTTGCAAAATGACATGAATATTATGAGTCGAGGAAAAAGGTAA
- the buk gene encoding butyrate kinase has product MEVNEVEHKEHRILAINPGSTSTKIGIFDNERSILEETIRHDRDTLSDYDSIIDQYPFRKQMILETLDNQGINLSKLSAVVGRGGLLRPIEGGTYEVNELMLQDLRDGYSGQHASNLGGIVANEIAKQLNIPSYIVDPVVVDEMHELAKISGFADFERKSIFHALNQKAVARRVAKDKGRAYEDLRLIVVHMGGGITVGAHENGRVIDVNNGLHGEGPFSPERAGSVPAGDLVAMCFSGDYYSDEIMKKIVGQGGLVGHLGTNDAVEVEKRIASGDEKAEKVYNAMAYQIAKEVAASAAVLRGEIDAIVLTGGLAYGKDFVHKIIERVHWIANVVVKPGENELQALAEGALRVLREEETPKVYAEDQVKSSVEFSN; this is encoded by the coding sequence ATGGAGGTAAACGAAGTGGAACATAAAGAACATCGTATTTTAGCTATCAACCCAGGATCAACATCAACGAAAATTGGTATTTTTGACAATGAACGCTCGATTCTAGAAGAAACAATCCGTCATGATCGAGATACATTGTCAGACTATGATTCCATTATCGACCAGTACCCATTTCGAAAGCAGATGATTCTTGAAACATTAGATAATCAAGGAATCAACCTTTCTAAATTGTCTGCTGTCGTCGGCAGAGGGGGGCTTCTTCGTCCAATCGAAGGCGGCACTTATGAAGTGAATGAATTAATGCTTCAAGATTTGAGAGACGGATATTCAGGTCAACATGCTTCAAACCTTGGAGGAATTGTGGCCAATGAAATCGCAAAGCAACTTAACATTCCTTCATATATTGTTGACCCTGTAGTTGTTGATGAAATGCATGAACTAGCTAAAATTTCAGGATTTGCAGATTTTGAACGTAAAAGTATCTTTCACGCTCTTAATCAAAAAGCGGTAGCAAGAAGAGTAGCCAAAGATAAAGGGCGAGCTTATGAAGATTTGCGTCTGATTGTCGTTCATATGGGTGGTGGGATTACCGTTGGTGCCCATGAGAATGGCCGAGTCATTGACGTAAATAATGGTTTGCACGGGGAGGGCCCATTTTCTCCTGAACGTGCGGGATCAGTCCCTGCTGGAGACTTAGTCGCAATGTGTTTTAGTGGAGATTACTATTCAGATGAGATAATGAAAAAAATTGTAGGCCAAGGGGGCCTCGTTGGCCATCTCGGAACGAATGATGCTGTTGAAGTTGAAAAACGGATTGCATCAGGTGATGAGAAAGCGGAAAAGGTTTACAACGCAATGGCTTACCAGATTGCCAAGGAGGTGGCTGCTTCTGCTGCTGTTTTACGTGGTGAAATAGACGCCATTGTACTCACTGGTGGACTTGCGTATGGAAAAGACTTTGTCCATAAGATTATCGAACGGGTACATTGGATTGCTAACGTGGTCGTAAAACCTGGTGAAAATGAGCTACAAGCTCTTGCAGAAGGAGCACTGCGAGTATTAAGAGAAGAAGAAACGCCGAAAGTATACGCAGAAGATCAAGTGAAATCATCTGTAGAATTTAGCAATTAA
- the lpdA gene encoding dihydrolipoyl dehydrogenase, whose amino-acid sequence MSQEYDLVVLGAGTGGYVAAIRAAQLGLKVAIVEKEKVGGTCLHKGCIPSKALLRSAEVYQTVKKSGDFGVETNKPTLDFSQVQKRKDGIVDQLYKGVQHLMKKGKIDVYEGHGRILGPSIFSPSPGTISVENTKGTENEMLVPKNVLIATGSHPRSLPGLTLNESTILSSDEALKMETLPSSITIVGGGVIGVEWASMLADFGVDVTILEYASHVLPLEDEDISKEMKRALKKKGITIVTDARVISDQVEEKDGQVTVPYEHKGETKSVSTEKVLVSVGRAANVDDIGLQNTDIQVEKGFISVNEHYQTKESHIYAIGDVIGGLQLAHVASHEGIAAVEHMTGDDDAQAIDPDNVAKCTYSSPEVANVGLTEKAAKEKGYEVKTGTFSFKAIGKALVYGDTTGFVKFVSDAKTDDLLGVHMIGPHVTDMISEAALARVLDAAHWEVAETIHPHPSLSEAIGEAALAVDGRQIHG is encoded by the coding sequence ATGTCTCAAGAATATGATTTGGTTGTTTTAGGCGCCGGAACTGGTGGTTATGTGGCGGCGATCCGAGCTGCCCAACTGGGACTTAAGGTTGCCATAGTAGAGAAGGAAAAAGTAGGAGGAACTTGCTTACACAAAGGGTGTATTCCAAGTAAAGCACTTTTAAGAAGTGCGGAAGTTTATCAAACCGTTAAGAAAAGTGGTGATTTTGGCGTTGAAACCAATAAACCGACGCTTGATTTCAGTCAAGTTCAAAAGCGTAAAGACGGTATTGTAGATCAGCTATATAAAGGTGTTCAACACTTAATGAAAAAAGGAAAAATAGATGTATACGAAGGGCATGGAAGAATTTTGGGCCCGTCTATTTTCTCACCTTCACCGGGTACGATTTCTGTCGAAAATACAAAAGGAACCGAAAATGAAATGCTCGTTCCTAAAAATGTGTTAATTGCAACAGGGAGTCACCCACGGTCATTACCAGGACTTACTTTAAATGAATCGACGATTCTATCTTCAGATGAAGCGCTCAAAATGGAAACCCTGCCATCATCGATCACAATTGTAGGTGGAGGAGTTATTGGTGTGGAATGGGCATCAATGCTCGCTGATTTTGGTGTTGATGTGACGATTTTAGAGTATGCCTCACACGTTCTTCCTTTAGAAGATGAAGACATCTCAAAAGAAATGAAAAGAGCGTTAAAGAAAAAGGGAATTACCATTGTAACCGACGCCCGTGTTATTAGCGATCAGGTGGAAGAAAAAGATGGACAAGTGACGGTTCCGTATGAGCACAAAGGGGAGACGAAATCAGTCTCAACTGAAAAAGTACTTGTTTCAGTCGGGCGAGCAGCTAATGTTGATGATATCGGTTTACAAAACACTGATATTCAAGTTGAGAAAGGGTTCATTTCAGTAAACGAGCATTATCAAACGAAAGAATCCCATATTTACGCAATCGGCGACGTTATTGGTGGCCTACAATTAGCTCACGTAGCCTCACACGAAGGTATTGCAGCAGTTGAACATATGACGGGAGATGATGATGCACAGGCCATTGATCCTGATAATGTCGCAAAATGTACTTACTCATCTCCAGAAGTAGCCAATGTAGGTCTAACAGAAAAAGCAGCGAAAGAGAAAGGGTATGAAGTAAAAACAGGTACTTTTTCTTTTAAAGCAATTGGTAAGGCGCTCGTATACGGAGACACAACTGGCTTTGTTAAGTTTGTATCAGATGCAAAAACAGACGATTTACTTGGAGTACACATGATTGGTCCCCACGTAACAGATATGATTTCTGAAGCAGCTCTGGCTCGAGTTTTAGATGCTGCTCATTGGGAAGTAGCAGAAACGATTCACCCGCACCCAAGTCTTTCAGAGGCAATTGGGGAAGCCGCTTTAGCAGTGGATGGCCGTCAAATCCATGGATAA
- a CDS encoding sigma-54 interaction domain-containing protein, whose product MVKKILLIGGGTGGAALFDVLHRTAHTQVEGVVDLNIKSPGCLKAKRAHIPVFTQWQKALSQLSGIDTVIEVTGDPALYENLRNELSAKPITLIPSSVASILFYLIEEKEELLNEKTKHFSKLELILNSTHDGMIAIDDEERITLINKRAEEIAGLKKEDTIGKAIHSVLPSSKLPRILKTGRVERNQRQAIYQGRAIITTRLPMKVGNHTIGALAVFKDITEIEQMAEEVTNLKSVQTMLEAIIHSSDDAISVVDEEGKGLIINPAYTRLTGLTPEEVLNKPATTDISEGESMHLQVIKTRKPVRGTRLKVGPKRKDVIVNVAPVIVDGTLKGSIGIIHDVSELETLNTELERAKQIIRTLEAKYTFEDIIGDSEEFNIAIEQAKMAATTPATILLRGESGTGKELFAHAIHNGSDRKYNKFVRVNCAAISESLLESELFGYEEGAFSGAKRGGKKGLFEEAHGGTIFLDEIGELKSETQAKLLRVLQEKEVVRVGSTKTIDIDVRVVAATNVNLEQKMNEKEFRSDLYYRLNRMPIQIPPLRARKEDIPNICQHLLTKLNQDYGRNVEGLTESGLNHLMNYNWPGNVRELENILGRAMIHMHYSQILIDTTHLPPLAMEKSSTSKQAEEKLGEESIGSLQEQMEEKEKEIIKRTLKAFSNNKTKTAEALQLSIRNLYYKMDKLNLKVIKDSE is encoded by the coding sequence ATGGTCAAAAAAATTCTTCTAATTGGAGGCGGAACAGGAGGAGCGGCATTATTTGATGTCCTTCACCGAACCGCTCATACACAAGTGGAAGGGGTTGTAGATTTAAACATAAAGAGCCCTGGTTGTTTAAAAGCAAAGCGCGCTCATATTCCTGTTTTTACACAGTGGCAGAAAGCGTTAAGTCAGCTCAGTGGCATTGACACAGTCATTGAAGTAACGGGTGATCCGGCTTTATATGAAAATTTGCGAAATGAATTGTCGGCAAAACCGATTACGCTCATACCTAGTTCAGTCGCATCCATTCTTTTTTACTTGATCGAAGAAAAAGAAGAACTTTTGAATGAGAAAACAAAGCACTTCTCTAAATTAGAGTTGATACTAAACTCAACTCATGATGGAATGATTGCAATTGATGATGAGGAAAGAATCACGCTGATTAATAAGCGTGCTGAAGAAATAGCAGGATTAAAAAAAGAAGACACCATTGGAAAGGCAATTCATAGTGTGCTTCCTTCTAGTAAATTACCACGTATTTTAAAAACAGGGAGGGTTGAAAGAAATCAACGCCAAGCGATTTACCAAGGGAGGGCGATTATTACCACTCGCTTACCGATGAAGGTGGGAAACCACACAATCGGGGCTCTTGCTGTGTTCAAAGATATTACTGAAATCGAGCAAATGGCTGAGGAAGTAACAAACTTAAAGAGTGTTCAAACGATGCTAGAAGCTATTATCCATTCGTCTGATGATGCGATCAGTGTAGTCGATGAAGAAGGAAAGGGGTTAATTATTAACCCTGCCTATACGAGACTTACAGGTCTTACGCCGGAGGAAGTACTTAATAAACCCGCGACAACAGACATTTCTGAAGGAGAGAGTATGCACCTTCAAGTGATAAAAACGCGTAAACCTGTACGCGGAACGAGACTTAAAGTGGGTCCTAAGCGAAAAGATGTCATTGTAAACGTAGCACCAGTTATTGTAGATGGAACGTTAAAAGGGAGTATTGGCATCATTCATGATGTATCGGAATTAGAAACGTTAAATACAGAATTAGAACGAGCTAAACAGATCATCAGAACATTAGAAGCGAAATATACGTTTGAAGATATTATTGGCGATTCCGAGGAATTTAACATTGCAATAGAACAGGCGAAAATGGCTGCTACAACCCCTGCTACTATTTTACTTCGAGGTGAATCGGGTACGGGTAAGGAATTGTTTGCCCATGCTATACATAATGGAAGCGATCGCAAATATAACAAGTTTGTAAGAGTCAACTGTGCTGCCATATCTGAAAGTTTGCTTGAAAGTGAACTTTTCGGGTATGAAGAGGGCGCATTTTCTGGTGCTAAACGTGGAGGGAAAAAAGGATTATTTGAAGAAGCGCACGGAGGGACTATTTTTCTAGATGAAATCGGAGAATTAAAGAGCGAAACACAAGCTAAACTCCTTCGGGTATTGCAAGAAAAAGAAGTGGTTCGGGTGGGAAGTACGAAGACGATTGACATTGATGTACGAGTGGTCGCGGCAACGAATGTGAACCTCGAGCAAAAAATGAATGAAAAAGAATTTCGGAGTGACTTGTACTACCGTCTCAATCGAATGCCTATTCAAATCCCACCATTACGTGCAAGAAAAGAGGATATACCAAATATTTGCCAGCATTTATTAACAAAGTTGAATCAAGATTATGGGAGAAACGTCGAAGGTTTGACTGAAAGTGGACTTAACCATTTAATGAATTATAATTGGCCAGGTAACGTCAGGGAGTTAGAAAATATATTAGGGAGAGCAATGATTCATATGCATTATTCACAAATATTGATTGATACTACCCATTTGCCTCCATTAGCAATGGAAAAATCGAGCACTTCTAAACAGGCGGAGGAAAAGTTAGGTGAAGAAAGTATAGGAAGCCTTCAGGAGCAAATGGAAGAAAAGGAAAAAGAAATTATTAAACGGACATTAAAAGCTTTTAGTAATAATAAAACGAAAACGGCAGAAGCCTTACAGTTATCAATACGTAATTTATATTACAAAATGGACAAGCTAAATCTAAAGGTAATAAAGGACAGTGAATAA